AACTCGGTCACCCCGGTCTCGGAATCCGATGTTGCCACCATGCTGGATCATGTCGTGGCTGAATATGAGGATGGCACGCCATACGACGATGCAGCAGGACGTTTCAGTCTTGCAGGAGCACAACCGAAAATCGCCCTTCATCAACTCCCCGATGGGACGTGGGGAGTCCCCGCAGATGCGACACCAACAACTCACATCTTGAAGCCGACAGCAGGGAACTTCAGCAGGCTCGACGTCGTCGAGCAGCTGACCATGAGGGCGGCAGCCTTGCTCGGCCTTGAGGTGGCGAGCTCCGAACTTGCACGCATCGGTTCTTGGGACGTATTCGTGACACGGCGCTATGACCGTCAACTGACCGATGGCGTCTGGCGCCGCATTCACCAAGAGGACCTCTGCCAGTCTCTGAGCGTTTCGCCGGCAAAGAAATACCAGCATCGCGACGGGGGTCCTGGGGCCGGCGACATGGCTTCTCTTGCGCGGTCGTTTCCCCTCGAAAGAGACCGCCGCAAAGCTGGAGAAGCACTTTACCGGGCCTTCGTGTTCAACACTGTGGCCGGTTGCACGGATGCTCACGCCAAGAACTACTCGATCCTGCTCCGAGGCAGTGAAGCGCAAATAGCACCGCTTTATGACCTCGCTACATACGCACCCTACTGGGATGGAGAATCGACCATCGACCTCGCAATGAGCGTGAAAGGCGAATACCGTCTGCAGAAAATCAGCAGGCAAATGCTGGTCTCCACGGGTAGGCAGTTCGGCGTCACGCCCGACGTAGCGGAAGAGATTGTTGGAAACTACTGCGGGCAGCTGGTGGAAGCGTTTGATGCCGCCAAAGACGAACTGCAAAACCATATGGGGCGGCTGCCGAAAGTCGCCGACGATGCAGTGACCAACGTACGCAAGCTGCCACTGGTGCAGTGAGCCAGCCGCTTGGCCAACCCCCAAACCCTGAAGCAAGCCTTTCAGCGTTGACACAGCCTTGTGACCCGTGCCATATTCGATAACGTGAACCTGTCAGACAGCCGGACAGCCGGACAGCCCGCATCGGGCAAGCCCGCTGGGCCCACCCCGATCTCGCGCATTTCCGCGGCTGAGGCGGTCTTCGCGGCACTGAGAAGGGCTATCGAGGGCGGCCAGTTCGATATCGGCACCAAGCTGAGCTCTGAAGCAACGCTGGCGGCCCAGTACGGCGTGAGCCGCTCCGTCATCCGAGAAGCCCTGCGATCCTGCAACACGCTGGGTTTGACCGTGACCAAGACCGGCAAGGGCACGTTCATTGTGGCCAACAAGGTCGCCAATGACCTTACCTTGGGCCAGTACAGTGCGCGTGATCTGAACGAAGCACGTCCGCACATTGAGATTCCCGCAGCCGGACTGGCAGCCCAGCGCCGCACGGAAGAAGAACTTGAGCACCTGAAGGACATCGTCCAGGAAATGCTCAATGAGAACGATCCCGAAGCCTGGGTAAACCTGGATGCCAGCTTCCATTCCGCCGTCGCCCGGGCCAGTGGCAACCGGGTGTTCGCCAGCGTCGTTTCCGATATTCGCGACGCCTTGGCCCACCAGTCTGAAACCCTCAACCTCGTCGCCGACCGGCAACACCGCTCTGACGAGGAACATGTTGCCGTGCTGAACGCAATCGAAGCAGGCGACTCCGAAGCAGCGAGCAAAGCGATGGCCGATCACCTTCAGGCCGTCAGCGTCGCACTGGACACGATCCTCAGCAAATGAACCACCCGAAGGACACCATGCCC
This genomic stretch from Micrococcaceae bacterium Sec5.1 harbors:
- a CDS encoding type II toxin-antitoxin system HipA family toxin is translated as MVNTRALDVFMDGAACGRVEQTPSGNLIIRYKPEYQAIPDATPLSLSMPLAAASHKKRAVLPFLQGLLPDSDGALRTIARRFGVSPSNPFAILEYIGADVAGALQFMRPGTESPDGGLARNSVTPVSESDVATMLDHVVAEYEDGTPYDDAAGRFSLAGAQPKIALHQLPDGTWGVPADATPTTHILKPTAGNFSRLDVVEQLTMRAAALLGLEVASSELARIGSWDVFVTRRYDRQLTDGVWRRIHQEDLCQSLSVSPAKKYQHRDGGPGAGDMASLARSFPLERDRRKAGEALYRAFVFNTVAGCTDAHAKNYSILLRGSEAQIAPLYDLATYAPYWDGESTIDLAMSVKGEYRLQKISRQMLVSTGRQFGVTPDVAEEIVGNYCGQLVEAFDAAKDELQNHMGRLPKVADDAVTNVRKLPLVQ
- a CDS encoding FadR/GntR family transcriptional regulator: MNLSDSRTAGQPASGKPAGPTPISRISAAEAVFAALRRAIEGGQFDIGTKLSSEATLAAQYGVSRSVIREALRSCNTLGLTVTKTGKGTFIVANKVANDLTLGQYSARDLNEARPHIEIPAAGLAAQRRTEEELEHLKDIVQEMLNENDPEAWVNLDASFHSAVARASGNRVFASVVSDIRDALAHQSETLNLVADRQHRSDEEHVAVLNAIEAGDSEAASKAMADHLQAVSVALDTILSK